One genomic window of Elaeis guineensis isolate ETL-2024a chromosome 2, EG11, whole genome shotgun sequence includes the following:
- the LOC105043558 gene encoding uncharacterized protein isoform X3, which produces MSAISALLIPPSSSLPLLPPPQSFFFSLPAPLVCLYKPPTAFFSAPKPQLRLLPRRALSGRDETAEASVSTATIAVDNAESPDATAFVIRARNWIGLLQVITRVFKILGLRIERATIEVEGEFFVKRFLVVDSHGAKIEDPESLDRIERALRDAIDGAADRTPAGPGTARLGSRSLVVRRAGLVPESGEGKAKAERMFSLMDGFLKNDPISLQKDILDHVEYTVARSRFSFDDFEAYQAVSHSVRDRLIERWHDTHAYFKRKDPKRLYFFSLEFLMGRSLSNSVINLGVRDQYADALNQLGFEFEVLAEQEGDAAQGNGGLARLSACQMDSLATMDFPAWGYGLRYQYGLFRQVILDGFQHEQPDYWLNFGNPWEIERIHVSYAVKFYGTVEEQDLNGGKRKVWVPGEMVEAVAYDNPIPGYGTRNTINLRLWAAKPSDLYDMESYGTGDYINAVINRQKAETISSVLYPDDRSYQGKELRLKQQYFFVSASVQDIIRRFKDSLNDFNQFPEKVALQLNDTHPSLAIPEVMRVLVDEEFLSWKQAWDIVCKIFSCTTHTVVPEGLEKIPVDLLGSVLPRHLQIIFDINFSFMEELKKHFGLDFNRLSQMSIVEEGAVKSIRMANLSIVCCHTVNGVSRVHLDILKTKVFKDFYELWPQKFHYKTNGVTQVSPDAMFDVQIKRIHEYKRQLLNILGIIYRYDCIKNMKESDRRKVVPRVCIIGGKAAPGYDMAKKIIKLCHAVGETINNDSDIDDLLKLVFIPDFNVSVAELVIPGSDLSQHISTAGHEASGTGSMKFLMNGCLLLATADGATIEIIEEIGEDNMFLFGAKVHEVPKLREKAENHRVALQFARVLRMVRDGYFGYEDYFKSLCDSIEGGGDFYLLGNDFASYLEAQAAADKAFVDQERWTKMSILSTAGSGRFSSDKTVGEYAHQTWGIEPCRCPF; this is translated from the exons ATGTCCGCCATCTCCGCCCTTCTCATCCCTCCGAGCTCCTCCCTTCCCCTTCTGCCCCCACCGCAATCGTTCTTCTTTTCCCTCCCTGCCCCTCTCGTATGTCTTTATAAACCCCCCACCGCCTTCTTCTCTGCCCCCAAACCCCAGCTCCGCCTCCTTCCCCGTCGCGCCCTTAGCGGCCGCGACGAGACCGCCGAGGCCTCCGTCTCCACCGCCACCATCGCCGTCGACAACGCGGAGTCACCTGACGCCACCGCTTTCGTGATCCGTGCCCGCAACTGGATCGGACTCCTCCAGGTGATCACCCGGGTCTTCAAGATCCTCGGCCTCCGGATCGAGCGCGCCACTATCGAGGTCGAGGGGGAGTTCTTTGTGAAGCGGTTCTTGGTGGTGGATTCCCACGGGGCCAAGATCGAGGACCCGGAGAGCCTGGATCGCATCGAGCGTGCACTGAGGGACGCGATCGATGGGGCCGCCGATAGGACGCCCGCGGGCCCGGGGACTGCAAGGTTGGGGTCGAGGAGCCTAGTAGTCCGGCGGGCGGGATTAGTGCCGGAGTCTGGGGAGGGAAAGGCTAAGGCCGAGAGGATGTTCTCGTTGATGGATGGGTTTCTCAAGAACGATCCTATCAGTCTTCAAAAGGACATTCTTGACCACGTTGAGTACACTGTGGCGAGATCAAGATTTAGCTTTGACGATTTTGAGGCCTATCAG GCTGTGTCACATAGCGTGAGAGACCGCTTGATTGAGAGATGGCATGATACTCATGCTTACTTTAAGAGGAAAGACCCGAAGAGACTTTACTTTTTCTCTCTGGAGTTCCTTATGG GCCGTTCTTTGTCAAACAGTGTTATTAACTTAGGTGTAAGAGATCAGTATGCAGATGCTTTGAATCAACTTGGCTTTGAGTTTGAAGTGTTGGCTGAGCAG GAAGGGGATGCAGCACAAGGTAATGGTGGTCTAGCTCGCCTTTCTGCATGCCAGATGGACTCTTTGGCAACAATGGACTTTCCTGCTTGGGG TTACGGACTACGCTACCAATACGGGTTATTCCGCCAGGTTAtattggatggatttcagcatgaacAACCTGACTATTGGCTGAATTTTGGAAACCCTTGGGAAATAGAGCGCATTCATGTTTCATATGCAGTGAAG TTCTATGGGACTGTTGAAGAGCAGGATTTGAATGGTGGCAAGCGTAAAGTTTGGGTTCCTGGAGAGATG GTTGAGGCTGTTGCTTATGACAACCCAATACCTGGCTATGGGACAAGGAATACTATTAATCTCCGCCTATGGGCAGCTAAACCTAGTGACCTGTATGATATG GAATCTTATGGTACAGGAGACTATATTAATGCTGTTATCAACAGGCAGAAAGCTGAGACAATTAGTAGTGTGCTATATCCTGATGACCGCTCATATCAG GGCAAGGAGCTACGGTTAAAGCAACAATATTTCTTCGTCTCTGCCTCAGTTCAGGACATCATTCGGAGATTTAAAGATTCTCTTAATGACTTCAATCAGTTCCCTGAGAAG GTGGCCCTGCAGCTAAATGATACTCACCCATCTCTTGCAATCCCCGAGGTTATGAGGGTCCTTGTTGATGAAGAGTTTCTCAGTTGGAAGCAAGCATGGGATATTGTATGCAAAATTTTCTCCTGCACAACTCACACTGTAGTTCCCGAAGGACTAGAGAAAATCCCAGTTGATCTACTTGGCAGTGTTCTTCCACGTCATTTGCAA ATAATATTTGACATAAACTTCTCATTCATGGAGGAGTTGAAAAAGCATTTTGGGCTTGATTTTAATCGCCTCTCCCAAATGTCAATTGTTGAGGAGGGTGCTGTGAAG AGCATTCGAATGGCTAACCTATCAATTGTTTGTTGCCACACCGTTAATGGAGTCTCCCGTGTTCATTTAGATATACTGAAGACAAAAGTATTTAAG GACTTTTATGAGCTTTGGCCACAAAAGTTCCACTACAAGACAAATGGCGTTACCCAG GTCAGCCCAGATGCAATGTTTGATGTACAGATCAAGCGAATACATGAGTACAAAAGACAATTGCTTAATATTCTTGGCATCATCTATCGATATGATTGTATAAAG AACATGAAAGAAAGTGATAGAAGGAAAGTGGTACCCCGTGTCTGTATAATTGGAGGAAAGGCTGCCCCTGGTTATGACATGGCAAAGAAGATAATTAAATTGTGCCATGCTGTCGGAGAAACAATCAATAATGATTCTGACATTGATGATCTTTTGAAATTG GTGTTTATTCCTGATTTCAACGTTTCTGTTGCTGAACTAGTAATTCCAGGAAGTGACCTTTCACAGCACATCAG TACAGCAGGTCATGAAGCCTCTGGAACTGGCAGCATGAAATTTTTAATGAATGGATGTTTACTTTTGGCTACAGCTGATGGGGCCACTATTGAAATCATTGAAGAAATAGGAGAGGATAATATG TTTCTATTCGGTGCCAAAGTACATGAAGTCCCCAAATTGCGTGAGAAGGCTGAAAATCACAGAGTGGCACTTCAATTTGCTCGTGTTCTCAG GATGGTACGTGATGGCTACTTTGGCTATGAGGATTACTTCAAATCTCTCTGTGACTCTATTGAAGGGGGTGGTGACTTCTATCTCCTAGGAAATGATTTTGCAAGCTACCTAGAAGCCCAG GCAGCAGCTGACAAGGCATTTGTTGATCAAGAGAGGTGGACAAAGATGAGCATTCTCAGCACTGCTGGCTCTGGAAGGTTCAGCAGTGATAAAACAGTTGGAGAATATGCACATCAGACATGGGGAATTGAACCTTGCAGGTGTCCATTTTAA
- the LOC105043558 gene encoding uncharacterized protein isoform X2, whose translation MSAISALLIPPSSSLPLLPPPQSFFFSLPAPLVCLYKPPTAFFSAPKPQLRLLPRRALSGRDETAEASVSTATIAVDNAESPDATAFVIRARNWIGLLQVITRVFKILGLRIERATIEVEGEFFVKRFLVVDSHGAKIEDPESLDRIERALRDAIDGAADRTPAGPGTARLGSRSLVVRRAGLVPESGEGKAKAERMFSLMDGFLKNDPISLQKDILDHVEYTVARSRFSFDDFEAYQAVSHSVRDRLIERWHDTHAYFKRKDPKRLYFFSLEFLMGRSLSNSVINLGVRDQYADALNQLGFEFEVLAEQEGDAAQGNGGLARLSACQMDSLATMDFPAWGYGLRYQYGLFRQVILDGFQHEQPDYWLNFGNPWEIERIHVSYAVKFYGTVEEQDLNGGKRKVWVPGEMVEAVAYDNPIPGYGTRNTINLRLWAAKPSDLYDMESYGTGDYINAVINRQKAETISSVLYPDDRSYQGKELRLKQQYFFVSASVQDIIRRFKDSLNDFNQFPEKVALQLNDTHPSLAIPEVMRVLVDEEFLSWKQAWDIVCKIFSCTTHTVVPEGLEKIPVDLLGSVLPRHLQIIFDINFSFMEELKKHFGLDFNRLSQMSIVEEGAVKSIRMANLSIVCCHTVNGVSRVHLDILKTKVFKDFYELWPQKFHYKTNGVTQRRWLVVSNPGLCGLISKWLGTDAWIRDMDLLMGLRDHAGDAELQQEWKMVRRINKIRLAEFIDAMTGMMVSPDAMFDVQIKRIHEYKRQLLNILGIIYRYDCIKNMKESDRRKVVPRVCIIGGKAAPGYDMAKKIIKLCHAVGETINNDSDIDDLLKLVFIPDFNVSVAELVIPGSDLSQHISTAGHEASGTGSMKFLMNGCLLLATADGATIEIIEEIGEDNMFLFGAKVHEVPKLREKAENHRVALQFARVLSQICLGWYVMATLAMRITSNLSVTLLKGVVTSIS comes from the exons ATGTCCGCCATCTCCGCCCTTCTCATCCCTCCGAGCTCCTCCCTTCCCCTTCTGCCCCCACCGCAATCGTTCTTCTTTTCCCTCCCTGCCCCTCTCGTATGTCTTTATAAACCCCCCACCGCCTTCTTCTCTGCCCCCAAACCCCAGCTCCGCCTCCTTCCCCGTCGCGCCCTTAGCGGCCGCGACGAGACCGCCGAGGCCTCCGTCTCCACCGCCACCATCGCCGTCGACAACGCGGAGTCACCTGACGCCACCGCTTTCGTGATCCGTGCCCGCAACTGGATCGGACTCCTCCAGGTGATCACCCGGGTCTTCAAGATCCTCGGCCTCCGGATCGAGCGCGCCACTATCGAGGTCGAGGGGGAGTTCTTTGTGAAGCGGTTCTTGGTGGTGGATTCCCACGGGGCCAAGATCGAGGACCCGGAGAGCCTGGATCGCATCGAGCGTGCACTGAGGGACGCGATCGATGGGGCCGCCGATAGGACGCCCGCGGGCCCGGGGACTGCAAGGTTGGGGTCGAGGAGCCTAGTAGTCCGGCGGGCGGGATTAGTGCCGGAGTCTGGGGAGGGAAAGGCTAAGGCCGAGAGGATGTTCTCGTTGATGGATGGGTTTCTCAAGAACGATCCTATCAGTCTTCAAAAGGACATTCTTGACCACGTTGAGTACACTGTGGCGAGATCAAGATTTAGCTTTGACGATTTTGAGGCCTATCAG GCTGTGTCACATAGCGTGAGAGACCGCTTGATTGAGAGATGGCATGATACTCATGCTTACTTTAAGAGGAAAGACCCGAAGAGACTTTACTTTTTCTCTCTGGAGTTCCTTATGG GCCGTTCTTTGTCAAACAGTGTTATTAACTTAGGTGTAAGAGATCAGTATGCAGATGCTTTGAATCAACTTGGCTTTGAGTTTGAAGTGTTGGCTGAGCAG GAAGGGGATGCAGCACAAGGTAATGGTGGTCTAGCTCGCCTTTCTGCATGCCAGATGGACTCTTTGGCAACAATGGACTTTCCTGCTTGGGG TTACGGACTACGCTACCAATACGGGTTATTCCGCCAGGTTAtattggatggatttcagcatgaacAACCTGACTATTGGCTGAATTTTGGAAACCCTTGGGAAATAGAGCGCATTCATGTTTCATATGCAGTGAAG TTCTATGGGACTGTTGAAGAGCAGGATTTGAATGGTGGCAAGCGTAAAGTTTGGGTTCCTGGAGAGATG GTTGAGGCTGTTGCTTATGACAACCCAATACCTGGCTATGGGACAAGGAATACTATTAATCTCCGCCTATGGGCAGCTAAACCTAGTGACCTGTATGATATG GAATCTTATGGTACAGGAGACTATATTAATGCTGTTATCAACAGGCAGAAAGCTGAGACAATTAGTAGTGTGCTATATCCTGATGACCGCTCATATCAG GGCAAGGAGCTACGGTTAAAGCAACAATATTTCTTCGTCTCTGCCTCAGTTCAGGACATCATTCGGAGATTTAAAGATTCTCTTAATGACTTCAATCAGTTCCCTGAGAAG GTGGCCCTGCAGCTAAATGATACTCACCCATCTCTTGCAATCCCCGAGGTTATGAGGGTCCTTGTTGATGAAGAGTTTCTCAGTTGGAAGCAAGCATGGGATATTGTATGCAAAATTTTCTCCTGCACAACTCACACTGTAGTTCCCGAAGGACTAGAGAAAATCCCAGTTGATCTACTTGGCAGTGTTCTTCCACGTCATTTGCAA ATAATATTTGACATAAACTTCTCATTCATGGAGGAGTTGAAAAAGCATTTTGGGCTTGATTTTAATCGCCTCTCCCAAATGTCAATTGTTGAGGAGGGTGCTGTGAAG AGCATTCGAATGGCTAACCTATCAATTGTTTGTTGCCACACCGTTAATGGAGTCTCCCGTGTTCATTTAGATATACTGAAGACAAAAGTATTTAAG GACTTTTATGAGCTTTGGCCACAAAAGTTCCACTACAAGACAAATGGCGTTACCCAG CGTCGGTGGCTTGTAGTTAGCAATCCTGGTTTATGTGGTCTTATCTCAAAATGGCTTGGAACGGATGCTTGGATCCGTGATATGGACCTCTTAATGGGACTGCGAGATCATGCAGGGGATGCAGAACTCCAACAAGAATGGAAAATG GTCCGAAGGATCAACAAAATTAGGCTTGCTGAGTTTATTGATGCAATGACTGGCATGATG GTCAGCCCAGATGCAATGTTTGATGTACAGATCAAGCGAATACATGAGTACAAAAGACAATTGCTTAATATTCTTGGCATCATCTATCGATATGATTGTATAAAG AACATGAAAGAAAGTGATAGAAGGAAAGTGGTACCCCGTGTCTGTATAATTGGAGGAAAGGCTGCCCCTGGTTATGACATGGCAAAGAAGATAATTAAATTGTGCCATGCTGTCGGAGAAACAATCAATAATGATTCTGACATTGATGATCTTTTGAAATTG GTGTTTATTCCTGATTTCAACGTTTCTGTTGCTGAACTAGTAATTCCAGGAAGTGACCTTTCACAGCACATCAG TACAGCAGGTCATGAAGCCTCTGGAACTGGCAGCATGAAATTTTTAATGAATGGATGTTTACTTTTGGCTACAGCTGATGGGGCCACTATTGAAATCATTGAAGAAATAGGAGAGGATAATATG TTTCTATTCGGTGCCAAAGTACATGAAGTCCCCAAATTGCGTGAGAAGGCTGAAAATCACAGAGTGGCACTTCAATTTGCTCGTGTTCTCAG TCAAATATGTTTAGGATGGTACGTGATGGCTACTTTGGCTATGAGGATTACTTCAAATCTCTCTGTGACTCTATTGAAGGGGGTGGTGACTTCTATCTCCTAG
- the LOC105043571 gene encoding uncharacterized protein: MLEMEPVGSSPAIYVRVGSDPLPYASPRQPSLSLAFMASSLVNKLSLAFLLFVASSSLGVHARASQFFMKTTRPEDPNEAPTIPPVVQGLMSGSGHGLYGHGQEQFAPTTTTNYNNNNYYNNNARPNANTFPSSFPDAELTRESYDNNGGDSHDNHFNNANNSPSKFSNEELDSRSYETKEYNNYVGSKQYGMSDTRFLENGRYFYDVNAETNWKYGRYPTRGNPQAGARAGNYGNGVYGNGNAYEYNNAMEYQNNQMNQESREEYVP; this comes from the coding sequence ATGCTTGAGATGGAACCAGTTGGATCGTCCCCCGCTATTTATGTAAGAGTGGGATCAGACCCACTCCCATATGCATCACCACGACAACCATCTCTCTCTCTAGCATTCATGGCATCATCCCTTGTGAACAAACTCTCCCTCGCCTTCCTCCTCTTCGTTGCCTCCTCTTCGCTCGGCGTCCATGCCAGAGCCAGTCAATTCTTCATGAAGACCACACGCCCCGAGGACCCCAATGAAGCCCCGACGATTCCTCCAGTAGTCCAAGGCCTCATGAGTGGTAGTGGCCATGGCCTCTATGGCCATGGCCAGGAGCAATTCGCCCCAACCACCACAACCAACTACAACAATAACAACTACTACAACAACAATGCCCGTCCCAATGCCAATACCTTCCCCTCGAGCTTCCCCGACGCCGAGCTCACCCGCGAAAGCTACGACAATAATGGTGGAGACAGCCACGACAACCATTTCAACAACGCCAACAACAGTCCGTCAAAGTTCTCCAACGAGGAGTTGGATTCCAGAAGCTATGAGACCAAAGAGTACAACAACTACGTAGGCAGCAAGCAATACGGCATGAGCGACACAAGATTCTTAGAGAACGGGAGGTACTTCTACGATGTTAATGCCGAGACAAACTGGAAGTATGGGAGGTACCCAACAAGGGGAAATCCTCAAGCTGGTGCAAGGGCTGGTAACTACGGAAATGGAGTATATGGGAATGGAAATGCTTACGAGTACAACAATGCAATGGAATACCAAAACAACCAGATGAACCAGGAGTCTCGAGAGGAATATGTTCCATGA
- the LOC105043558 gene encoding uncharacterized protein isoform X1 gives MSAISALLIPPSSSLPLLPPPQSFFFSLPAPLVCLYKPPTAFFSAPKPQLRLLPRRALSGRDETAEASVSTATIAVDNAESPDATAFVIRARNWIGLLQVITRVFKILGLRIERATIEVEGEFFVKRFLVVDSHGAKIEDPESLDRIERALRDAIDGAADRTPAGPGTARLGSRSLVVRRAGLVPESGEGKAKAERMFSLMDGFLKNDPISLQKDILDHVEYTVARSRFSFDDFEAYQAVSHSVRDRLIERWHDTHAYFKRKDPKRLYFFSLEFLMGRSLSNSVINLGVRDQYADALNQLGFEFEVLAEQEGDAAQGNGGLARLSACQMDSLATMDFPAWGYGLRYQYGLFRQVILDGFQHEQPDYWLNFGNPWEIERIHVSYAVKFYGTVEEQDLNGGKRKVWVPGEMVEAVAYDNPIPGYGTRNTINLRLWAAKPSDLYDMESYGTGDYINAVINRQKAETISSVLYPDDRSYQGKELRLKQQYFFVSASVQDIIRRFKDSLNDFNQFPEKVALQLNDTHPSLAIPEVMRVLVDEEFLSWKQAWDIVCKIFSCTTHTVVPEGLEKIPVDLLGSVLPRHLQIIFDINFSFMEELKKHFGLDFNRLSQMSIVEEGAVKSIRMANLSIVCCHTVNGVSRVHLDILKTKVFKDFYELWPQKFHYKTNGVTQRRWLVVSNPGLCGLISKWLGTDAWIRDMDLLMGLRDHAGDAELQQEWKMVRRINKIRLAEFIDAMTGMMVSPDAMFDVQIKRIHEYKRQLLNILGIIYRYDCIKNMKESDRRKVVPRVCIIGGKAAPGYDMAKKIIKLCHAVGETINNDSDIDDLLKLVFIPDFNVSVAELVIPGSDLSQHISTAGHEASGTGSMKFLMNGCLLLATADGATIEIIEEIGEDNMFLFGAKVHEVPKLREKAENHRVALQFARVLRMVRDGYFGYEDYFKSLCDSIEGGGDFYLLGNDFASYLEAQAAADKAFVDQERWTKMSILSTAGSGRFSSDKTVGEYAHQTWGIEPCRCPF, from the exons ATGTCCGCCATCTCCGCCCTTCTCATCCCTCCGAGCTCCTCCCTTCCCCTTCTGCCCCCACCGCAATCGTTCTTCTTTTCCCTCCCTGCCCCTCTCGTATGTCTTTATAAACCCCCCACCGCCTTCTTCTCTGCCCCCAAACCCCAGCTCCGCCTCCTTCCCCGTCGCGCCCTTAGCGGCCGCGACGAGACCGCCGAGGCCTCCGTCTCCACCGCCACCATCGCCGTCGACAACGCGGAGTCACCTGACGCCACCGCTTTCGTGATCCGTGCCCGCAACTGGATCGGACTCCTCCAGGTGATCACCCGGGTCTTCAAGATCCTCGGCCTCCGGATCGAGCGCGCCACTATCGAGGTCGAGGGGGAGTTCTTTGTGAAGCGGTTCTTGGTGGTGGATTCCCACGGGGCCAAGATCGAGGACCCGGAGAGCCTGGATCGCATCGAGCGTGCACTGAGGGACGCGATCGATGGGGCCGCCGATAGGACGCCCGCGGGCCCGGGGACTGCAAGGTTGGGGTCGAGGAGCCTAGTAGTCCGGCGGGCGGGATTAGTGCCGGAGTCTGGGGAGGGAAAGGCTAAGGCCGAGAGGATGTTCTCGTTGATGGATGGGTTTCTCAAGAACGATCCTATCAGTCTTCAAAAGGACATTCTTGACCACGTTGAGTACACTGTGGCGAGATCAAGATTTAGCTTTGACGATTTTGAGGCCTATCAG GCTGTGTCACATAGCGTGAGAGACCGCTTGATTGAGAGATGGCATGATACTCATGCTTACTTTAAGAGGAAAGACCCGAAGAGACTTTACTTTTTCTCTCTGGAGTTCCTTATGG GCCGTTCTTTGTCAAACAGTGTTATTAACTTAGGTGTAAGAGATCAGTATGCAGATGCTTTGAATCAACTTGGCTTTGAGTTTGAAGTGTTGGCTGAGCAG GAAGGGGATGCAGCACAAGGTAATGGTGGTCTAGCTCGCCTTTCTGCATGCCAGATGGACTCTTTGGCAACAATGGACTTTCCTGCTTGGGG TTACGGACTACGCTACCAATACGGGTTATTCCGCCAGGTTAtattggatggatttcagcatgaacAACCTGACTATTGGCTGAATTTTGGAAACCCTTGGGAAATAGAGCGCATTCATGTTTCATATGCAGTGAAG TTCTATGGGACTGTTGAAGAGCAGGATTTGAATGGTGGCAAGCGTAAAGTTTGGGTTCCTGGAGAGATG GTTGAGGCTGTTGCTTATGACAACCCAATACCTGGCTATGGGACAAGGAATACTATTAATCTCCGCCTATGGGCAGCTAAACCTAGTGACCTGTATGATATG GAATCTTATGGTACAGGAGACTATATTAATGCTGTTATCAACAGGCAGAAAGCTGAGACAATTAGTAGTGTGCTATATCCTGATGACCGCTCATATCAG GGCAAGGAGCTACGGTTAAAGCAACAATATTTCTTCGTCTCTGCCTCAGTTCAGGACATCATTCGGAGATTTAAAGATTCTCTTAATGACTTCAATCAGTTCCCTGAGAAG GTGGCCCTGCAGCTAAATGATACTCACCCATCTCTTGCAATCCCCGAGGTTATGAGGGTCCTTGTTGATGAAGAGTTTCTCAGTTGGAAGCAAGCATGGGATATTGTATGCAAAATTTTCTCCTGCACAACTCACACTGTAGTTCCCGAAGGACTAGAGAAAATCCCAGTTGATCTACTTGGCAGTGTTCTTCCACGTCATTTGCAA ATAATATTTGACATAAACTTCTCATTCATGGAGGAGTTGAAAAAGCATTTTGGGCTTGATTTTAATCGCCTCTCCCAAATGTCAATTGTTGAGGAGGGTGCTGTGAAG AGCATTCGAATGGCTAACCTATCAATTGTTTGTTGCCACACCGTTAATGGAGTCTCCCGTGTTCATTTAGATATACTGAAGACAAAAGTATTTAAG GACTTTTATGAGCTTTGGCCACAAAAGTTCCACTACAAGACAAATGGCGTTACCCAG CGTCGGTGGCTTGTAGTTAGCAATCCTGGTTTATGTGGTCTTATCTCAAAATGGCTTGGAACGGATGCTTGGATCCGTGATATGGACCTCTTAATGGGACTGCGAGATCATGCAGGGGATGCAGAACTCCAACAAGAATGGAAAATG GTCCGAAGGATCAACAAAATTAGGCTTGCTGAGTTTATTGATGCAATGACTGGCATGATG GTCAGCCCAGATGCAATGTTTGATGTACAGATCAAGCGAATACATGAGTACAAAAGACAATTGCTTAATATTCTTGGCATCATCTATCGATATGATTGTATAAAG AACATGAAAGAAAGTGATAGAAGGAAAGTGGTACCCCGTGTCTGTATAATTGGAGGAAAGGCTGCCCCTGGTTATGACATGGCAAAGAAGATAATTAAATTGTGCCATGCTGTCGGAGAAACAATCAATAATGATTCTGACATTGATGATCTTTTGAAATTG GTGTTTATTCCTGATTTCAACGTTTCTGTTGCTGAACTAGTAATTCCAGGAAGTGACCTTTCACAGCACATCAG TACAGCAGGTCATGAAGCCTCTGGAACTGGCAGCATGAAATTTTTAATGAATGGATGTTTACTTTTGGCTACAGCTGATGGGGCCACTATTGAAATCATTGAAGAAATAGGAGAGGATAATATG TTTCTATTCGGTGCCAAAGTACATGAAGTCCCCAAATTGCGTGAGAAGGCTGAAAATCACAGAGTGGCACTTCAATTTGCTCGTGTTCTCAG GATGGTACGTGATGGCTACTTTGGCTATGAGGATTACTTCAAATCTCTCTGTGACTCTATTGAAGGGGGTGGTGACTTCTATCTCCTAGGAAATGATTTTGCAAGCTACCTAGAAGCCCAG GCAGCAGCTGACAAGGCATTTGTTGATCAAGAGAGGTGGACAAAGATGAGCATTCTCAGCACTGCTGGCTCTGGAAGGTTCAGCAGTGATAAAACAGTTGGAGAATATGCACATCAGACATGGGGAATTGAACCTTGCAGGTGTCCATTTTAA